From Campylobacter concisus:
AGCGGAAGAAGCTGTGAGCAGTACGTCGTCTTTGCATGACCGCGCGGCGCGGCGCGGGCGTATTTGTCTCCGCTTGCGTTTTGCGTCATAGCTTCAAAGATTTGCGCTAGATCCTCGTGAAGCGCACAAGAGCTACTAATACTAAAATAGTGCGGGAAATAAGTCCTTGCAAAAAACATAAAATCACGCTCAGCGCGCCGTACTCTTGCGGCCCTATCTTTTGGCGACAGAGGGCTATTTAGATGTATCTGCTCTTTTAGCTCTCCGCTAAGCTCCTCTAGCCAGCCGTAAAAGTCTTTACGCGTAAGCTTGCTAAGCTCGGGTTCTACGGCGCCGGCTTGCTTGTGCGTTTCTCTACTGTCTTCTAAGAAGCTATCTAACTCATCTCTTGAAAAAAGCATGCGTCATCCTAAACGTCGAGCTCTTCTATAGCTTTGACGAATTTCTCGCTCTCGATGAGCTCTACGAGTTTTTTTATGCACTCTTTGTTCTCGTCGTCTTTAAATTTATCGACTACTAGCATAATGACCTTTTTGGCGATGCTTAAGCGGTACGCCGCCGGATTTTCGTAGCTTGCAACTTTGGTCATCTTAACAAAGCTATCGCCTATCTTTGAAAGCGCCTCGGCCTTTTTGCCCGCGGGCAGTTCACTCTCTCTTATATCTTTTACGGCCAGGCGCATCTCTTCGATAAAGTTTTGATAGATGTTTTGCTTATCTTCTCCGCTTTTATTTAGATAGCTTGCTGCTTTTAGTTCGTCCCAGTCGCCGTTTTGAGATTTGTAATTTTTTATGGTTTTTACGGTCTTGTTTAAAATTTCGGCTATGCGCTCAAGGCTGAAGCCTTTTAAATATAGCTCTTTTGCTAGCTCTTTGATATTCGGTTTCTCAGCCATTTAAATCCTTTAAGTCCATTTTTTTCTCACTGTGTCGAAACGCTCTTATACCGAGCCTTGGCGCGCTATCGTCTTCTATTTGGCTCGGAAGCTTCTTATTAGCCATCTTCAAAAGTAGAGCGTCTATCTTTTCTATTTGCTCATTCAGCGCCTCTTTGGGAAAGTTGTTGCGCTTTTTGAGCTCGATAATAGTTAAATTTACGCCGATGTCTTTTAACAGCGGCGTAGGGTTTTGCGGAAGTTTGATGAAAGAGGAGATATAG
This genomic window contains:
- a CDS encoding DUF1804 family protein, which encodes MAEKPNIKELAKELYLKGFSLERIAEILNKTVKTIKNYKSQNGDWDELKAASYLNKSGEDKQNIYQNFIEEMRLAVKDIRESELPAGKKAEALSKIGDSFVKMTKVASYENPAAYRLSIAKKVIMLVVDKFKDDENKECIKKLVELIESEKFVKAIEELDV
- a CDS encoding phage protein Gp36 family protein, whose amino-acid sequence is MVLTNEDLLKEVSTRELQELSDFEGSGAVNQNVIDDSVNDALAYISSFIKLPQNPTPLLKDIGVNLTIIELKKRNNFPKEALNEQIEKIDALLLKMANKKLPSQIEDDSAPRLGIRAFRHSEKKMDLKDLNG